From a region of the Chroicocephalus ridibundus chromosome 8, bChrRid1.1, whole genome shotgun sequence genome:
- the LITAF gene encoding lipopolysaccharide-induced tumor necrosis factor-alpha factor, producing the protein MSTPSGVPVPSAPPSYEETIGINVSHPHAYPVPEHGQKPDGKGMNPPPYMGQPAPVNNPVTVQTVYVQQPVVFYDRPVQMCCPSCNQMITTRLSYDSGALTWLSCGGLCLLGCIAGCCLIPFCIDALKDVDHTCPKCGALIGSYKRL; encoded by the exons ATGTCTACTCCAAgtggtgtccctgtcccatctGCGCCACCTTCTTATGAGGAAACAATAGGAATCAACGTGAGCCATCCTCATGCCTATCCTGTCCCAGAACATGGCCAGAAACCAGATGGGAAGGGAATGAACCCTCCCCCATACATGGGACAGCCTGCACCAGTGAATAACCCTG TTACAGTTCAGACAGTGTATGTGCAGCAACCAGTAGTATTTTATGACCGCCCGGTTCAGATGTGCTGCCCCTCCTGTAACCAGATGATAACGACACGTCTCTCGTATGACTCGGGAGCTTTGACTTGGCTGTCATGTGGTGGCCTCTGCCTGCTTGG GTGTATAGCTGGCTGCTGCTTAATTCCCTTCTGCATCGATGCCCTAAAAGATGTGGATCACACCTGTCCGAAATGTGGTGCTCTTATTGGTTCTTACAAACGTTTGTAG